The following are encoded together in the Onychostoma macrolepis isolate SWU-2019 chromosome 03, ASM1243209v1, whole genome shotgun sequence genome:
- the sun1b gene encoding SUN domain-containing protein 1 isoform X3, whose amino-acid sequence MQLEESSSYSTAALEFEKEHQINPVYDSPRMSRRSLRLQTSSGFYGDNSLTERTGVHNVGSYKQASTSTSSSSVSRSVQSRRQQQQGSSVYESESVSQSVTQTPQTDQTLSDLSFTSTASDASLISSLLDQSTLRQSSKTHTYSARRRRTAHSSLLENGDISKTEAHTNLANGYICKNCSFHSDGKEDETAYSLPFSTSVSSAYQTAADATMTTSLNSVDKTAHDSYCGSVNVRDLVTADSHLNLNGSLCDDCKGKQHMEMHTEHKRYSYTHHVYAALWALVSYTGYGLLRVCQGFGSAGAFVTRKLKSILWLAVCSPGKAATGAFWWLGTGWYQLVALMSLINVFLLTRCLPKLLKLLLFLLPLLLLFGLWYLGPPIALSFLPAVNLTEWKTAVTSFPSLPPLPSLPSLPSLPALPSFTKEPLAKEQYISPSVISKAASESINGERLARLEQRVAALWESIQQGELRAKQQHEEAVGLVQTLEDQINTQTDRESLSLWVSQLLEPKFTALKGEMERVAVSRAETEEQRVQHQTSLEDRLAELELLLKNLNSRTEEIHLTQQAPVQAPVSVGVSQEKHDALLTEVQRLEAELGRIRGDLQGVMGCKGKCDRLDTIHETVSAQVKEQLYALLYGRDGGEAEIPEPLLPWLASQYTHSSDLTATLMTLERSILGNLSLQLQESKQQQFSAETVTQTVAHTAGAAGMSEEQVQLIVQRALKLYSEDRTGQVDYALESGGGSILSTRCSETYETKTALMSLFGIPLWYFSQSPRVVIQPDMYPGNCWAFKGSQGYLVIRLSLSVIPTSFCLEHIPKSLSPSGNISSAPRRFSVYGLDDEYQEEGKLLGDYTYQEDGESLQIFPVMEKNDKAFQIIEMRVLSNWGHPEYTCLYRFRVHGKPHTP is encoded by the exons CTCAAGTTACTCAACCGCAGCCCTTGAGTTTGAGAAGGAGCATCAAATCAATCCCGTGTACGACTCTCCCAGAATGTCTCGCCGTAGTTTGAGACTACAGACCAGCAGTGGTTTTTATGGTGACAACAGCCTCACTGAGCGCACAGGCGTTCACAATGTCGGCTCCTACAAGCAGGCCAGCACCAgcaccagcagcagcagcgtcaGCAG GTCTGTGCAGAGCAGGAGGCAGCAGCAGCAGGGCTCATCGGTGTACGAGTCTGAGAGCGTGTCTCAGAGCGTGACTCAGACTCCTCAGACAGACCAGACCCTGTCAGACCTGAGTTTCACCAGTACAGCCAGTGATGCATCTCTGATCTCCAGCCTGCTGGATCAGTCCACACTCAGACAGAGCTCcaagacacacacatactctg CACGGAGAAGAAGAACTGCTCACAGCTCTCTGTTGGAGAATGGAGACATCAGTAAAACAGAGGCGCACACTAATCTGGCTAACGGCTATATTTGTAAGAACTGCTCATTCCACTCAGACGGGAAGGAGGACGAAACGGCATATTCCTTACCGTTCTCGACATCTGTGTCTTCAGCGTATCAGACAGCTGCAGACGCCACTATGACCACTTCTCTGAACAGTGTTGACAAGACAG CTCACGACAGCTACTGTGGCAGTGTGAATGTGCGAGACCTGGTGACCGCAGACAGCCATCTCAATCTCAACGGCTCACTCT GTGATGACTGTAAAGGAAAACAGCACATGGAAATGCACACGGAGCACAAACGCTATTCCTACACCCACCATGTATACGCAGCCTTGTGGGCCCTTGTTTCTTACACAG GATACGGGCTTCTGCGGGTTTGCCAAGGTTTCGGCTCAGCCGGTGCGTTTGTGACCCGGAAGCTGAAGTCCATTCTGTGGTTGGCAGTGTGTTCTCCAG GGAAAGCAGCGACCGGCGCCTTCTGGTGGCTGGGAACAGGATGGTATCAGCTGGTCGCACTCATGTCTCTGATCAATGTCTTTCTTCTCACCAG gTGTCTGCCCAAACTACTGAAGCTTCTTCTGTTTCTGCTACCCTTACTGCTGCTGTTTG GATTATGGTACCTCGGTCCGCCCATCGCTCTGTCCTTCCTTCCAGCTGTAAACCTCACAGAGTGGAAAACAGCAGTCACTTCTTTCCCATCACTTCCTCCACTCCCTTCTCTCCCATCTCTTCCCTCTTTACCCGCATTACCTTCTTTCACAAAAGAACCACTTGCTAAAGAACAATACATCTCTCCCTCGGTGATCTCAAAG GCTGCGTCAGAGTCCATTAACGGCGAGCGTTTGGCTCGGCTGGAGCAGCGTGTGGCGGCGCTGTGGGAAAGCATCCAGCAGGGGGAGCTGAGGGCTAAACAGCAGCATGAGGAGGCCGTGGGTTTGGTTCAGACCCTTGAGGATCAgataaacacacagacagacagagagagtcTCAGCCTGTGGGTCTCTCAGCTCCTGGAACCCAAGTTCACCGCGCTCAaaggagagatggagagagtAGCGGTCAGCAGGGCAGAG ACTGAGGAACAGCGTGTGCAGCATCAGACGAGTCTTGAAGATCGACTAGCCGAGCTGGAGCTCCTGCTGAAGAACCTGAACTCTAGAACTGAG GAAATCCATCTAACACAGCAGGCTCCAGTACAGGCTCCTGTCAG TGTTGGAGTCTCTCAGGAGAAGCATGATGCTTTGCTCACTGAGGTTCAGAGGCTGGAAGCAGAGCTGGGCCGCATCAGAGGAGACCTGCAAGGAGTGATGGGATGTAAAGGCAAATGCGACCGACTCGACACCATACATGAAACT GTGTCAGCGCAGGTGAAGGAGCAGTTGTACGCTCTGTTGTACGGTCGTGACGGAGGTGAAGCAGAGATTCCTGAGCCGCTGCTGCCCTGGCTGGCATCTCAGTACACACACTCCTCTGACCTCACCGCAACCCTCATGACCCTGGAGCGCAGCATTCTGGGAAATCTGTCCCTGCAGCTGCAGGAGAGCAAACAGCAGCAGTTCTCAGCTGAAACGGTTACTCAGACCGTCGCCCACACCGCCGGGGCTGCTGGGATGTCAGAGGAG CAAGTCCAGCTGATTGTCCAGCGTGCGCTGAAGCTGTACTCTGAGGATCGCACCGGACAGGTGGACTACGCTCTGGAGTCTGGAG GTGGCAGTATCCTCAGCACACGCTGTTCTGAGACGTACGAGACTAAAACCGCACTGATGAGCCTGTTTGGAATCCCGCTGTGGTACTTCTCACAGTCGCCTCGGGTCGTCATCCAG CCGGACATGTACCCAGGAAACTGCTGGGCGTTTAAAGGCTCCCAAGGTTATCTGGTGATCAGGCTCTCTTTAAGCGTGATCCCTACCTCCTTCTGCCTGGAGCATATTCCCAAAAGCCTCTCTCCTTCTGGAAACATCAGCAGTGCACCACGCCGATTCTCTGTCTAT GGATTGGATGATGAATACCAGGAGGAAGGGAAACTGCTGGGTGACTACACCTATCAAGAAGATGGAGAATCACTCCAGATCTTCCCAGTTATG